GGAGGGGTCGATCCCCTGGGCCGCCAGCTCACTCCGATTCCGCTCGAAGAATGACGTCACCGGCGGGATGGTACAGGCCGAATAGCAGGGGTTTCTAGGCGGCGGCGGGCGGTACGCTCCCGAGCGTGATCGATTCTCCCCAGCCTGCCGGCCCCGACCCGCTCGCACCCCACGAACCCGCTCCCGAGCCGCGGCGGCGAGGGCCGCGCTGGCCGCTGGGGGCACTCACGCTGGTGGCTGCGGCGTTCGTCGTGATCGGCATCGCCTTCTTCGGGGGCGACGATCAGTCCGGTCCGACGATCCCGACGATCGGGGGCGCTCCCACCGGAGACGAAGCACCGGATTTCGCCGTCGATCTGATCGCCGGCGGCCGCTTCCGGCTCAGCGACCACCTGGAGAGCGACGGGCGCCCGGTGATCCTCAACCTGTGGGCATCGTGGTGCGGTCCGTGCCGCGAGGAGATGCCCGCGCTCGACGCGGTGGCCGCCGCCAATCCAGAGGTGTTCCTGATCGGGGTCGCGGTGGACGACGACCCCACCGCCGCCCGCAACTTTGCCGCCGAGATCGGCGTGTCGTACGCACTGGCGGTCGACGAAGATGACGCGGTCGGGGCCCGCTACCCCTCTCCGGGGCTTCCTGCCACCTTCTTCGTCGACGGGGACGGCCAATTGGTCCGCATCGTGTACGGCGGGGTGACGCAGGATCAGGTTCAGGACCTGATCGACTCGTTGTTCGGATAGCCCTGGCCGAACCTCAGATGACCCAGAACACCGGAGCCAGCACCGCCACCATGGCAAGGGCGTAGATCGTCAGCGGGGTGCCCAGCCTGGCGTAGTCGCCGAAGCGGTACCCGCCCGGGCCCCACACCATGGTGTTCGTTTGATAACCGATCGGGGTGAGGAACGACGCTGAGGCCATGAGGGCCACCACGATGGCGAAGGCGCGCGGGTCGGCGCCTGCGTCGTTGGCTGCGGCCACTGCCACCGGGAACATCAGCACGGCCGCCGCGTTGTTGGTGATGGCCTCGGTCAACGCCAGCGTCGCCAGGGAGACCGCCAGGACCAGCGCGGCCGGGCCCAAGCTCTCTGCCGGAGCCACCAGACCGTCGGCGATTCGCTGAGCCAGGCCGGTGATGCCGATGGCCTCCCCCAGCCCGAAGGCAGCGGCGATCACGACGATCACGTCCAGGTCGACCGCGGTCCGCGCTTCGTTGGGGCTGAGCACCCCGAACACCACCATCGCGATCGCTCCGAGCAGCGACGCCTCCAGGATCGGGAGAAGCCCGGACCCGGCAGCCACCACGACCGCCAGGCCCACGAGGCTCGCCGGCACGATCTTCTTGGGCCGAGCGGGCTCGGGACCGCCGAATCGTGAAACAAGCAGGAAGTCGTTGCTCCCGTGCCAACGATCCTGAAATGCCGGCGATGCCAGCACCAGCAGCGTGTCTCCAGTCTTGAGCCGCACCTCTCCCAGCTTCCCCTCCACCCGCTGGCCCGCCCGATGGATGGCAAGAACGGCTGCCTGGTATCGCTGGCGGAATCCGATTCCCTTGAGTGATGCCCCGACGAGCGGAGAGGCGTCACCGATCACTGCTTCGAAGAAGGCGTGCTGGCCGGTGGGGATGGCCACCGCATGCTCCTGGGCTTCCGGGGTGATCCCGGCGCGGTCGTGCACGTCGGCGACCTCGCGGGCGTTGCCCACGAACCGGAGCCGGTCACCGCCGCGCAGAACCGTGCTCGGCGTAACCGGGGCGATCGTCTCGCCGGCACGCTCTACCTGAGCGAGGAACACTCCCGCCAGGTGGCGCAGGTCGGCGGCGGCCACCGAGAGCCCGTCGAGCGGACCACCGGTATCGACGGTCATCTCGACGACGAACTCCCGCACATCCTCGATGTCCTGGCGCGCCGGACGCCGGTCGGGGAGGATGCTCGGCGCCAGGAGAACCAGAAGGGCGACCCCTCCGATTGCCACCGGGAGCCCGATCTTCGAGATCTCGAAGAATCCCATCGGATCCATCCCCGCCGACTCGAGGAGGCCCGACACCACGACATTGGTCGAGGTCCCGATCAGAGTGACCATTCCGCCGAGCATGGCCGCATACGAAAGGGGCATCAGGAACCGGGAGACCGACCGGCCCATCCGCTGGGTCCACCGGCTCACCGGTGGCACCATCATCGCCACGATCGGCGTGTTGTTCAAGAACGCCGAGGCGGCCGCCGTGGGAACCAGCAGACGGGTGAGGGTCCGCCGATCACCGCCACCAGAACCCAAGACGAGGTCGACGATCCGGTTGAGGATTCCGGTGCGTTCGATCCCGGCGGCCACCACGTACAACGCGGCGACCGTTATCGGGGCGGGGTTCCCGAACCCGCCGAAGGCCTCGTGGGGCTCCAGCACACCCGCTACCAGCAACGCAACGACGGCGCCGAAGACGATCGCCGATGGCGCGGTGAAGTCACGGGCCAGAAGGATGATTGTCAGCACCACCACTGCCAGCGTGAACCAGGCTTCCCAGGTCATGGGCCGCTCCTGGGCCGCTCCTGCGGAGCGGCGCGATTGGCGATTGGCGATTGGCGATTGGCGACTTGCCAGGTCGCGCAGCCGTGCCACTTGACTTGCCGCTGGGTGAACCGGCTCAATCCACGTCTCCCAGGTACACCGGCCCGGGCTGCCCGCCGCGCAGGAACCCCGCCACGGACGCCGCCAGCGCACGCGGGAAGAACACCCGGTCGGCGATGTCCTCGGGCGACAGCCAGGCCGTCCCGACCTGATCGGTGTCGACGGCGGTGGCCACCCCCCGATCGTCGATGAGCCGGGACTCGAACATGAACTCGATGGCGTGATCCGCCGGGTCGAATGGCAGCTCGGGCCGCAAGGCGACGATCAGCTCACGCACCCACAGCAGGCGGATCGGCTCCACCACGCACCCGGTCTC
This genomic window from Acidimicrobiia bacterium contains:
- a CDS encoding TlpA disulfide reductase family protein, yielding MIDSPQPAGPDPLAPHEPAPEPRRRGPRWPLGALTLVAAAFVVIGIAFFGGDDQSGPTIPTIGGAPTGDEAPDFAVDLIAGGRFRLSDHLESDGRPVILNLWASWCGPCREEMPALDAVAAANPEVFLIGVAVDDDPTAARNFAAEIGVSYALAVDEDDAVGARYPSPGLPATFFVDGDGQLVRIVYGGVTQDQVQDLIDSLFG
- a CDS encoding SLC13 family permease, with amino-acid sequence MTWEAWFTLAVVVLTIILLARDFTAPSAIVFGAVVALLVAGVLEPHEAFGGFGNPAPITVAALYVVAAGIERTGILNRIVDLVLGSGGGDRRTLTRLLVPTAAASAFLNNTPIVAMMVPPVSRWTQRMGRSVSRFLMPLSYAAMLGGMVTLIGTSTNVVVSGLLESAGMDPMGFFEISKIGLPVAIGGVALLVLLAPSILPDRRPARQDIEDVREFVVEMTVDTGGPLDGLSVAAADLRHLAGVFLAQVERAGETIAPVTPSTVLRGGDRLRFVGNAREVADVHDRAGITPEAQEHAVAIPTGQHAFFEAVIGDASPLVGASLKGIGFRQRYQAAVLAIHRAGQRVEGKLGEVRLKTGDTLLVLASPAFQDRWHGSNDFLLVSRFGGPEPARPKKIVPASLVGLAVVVAAGSGLLPILEASLLGAIAMVVFGVLSPNEARTAVDLDVIVVIAAAFGLGEAIGITGLAQRIADGLVAPAESLGPAALVLAVSLATLALTEAITNNAAAVLMFPVAVAAANDAGADPRAFAIVVALMASASFLTPIGYQTNTMVWGPGGYRFGDYARLGTPLTIYALAMVAVLAPVFWVI
- a CDS encoding NUDIX domain-containing protein, which encodes MSSIVPSRLRPSAKAVVVKDGRVLANHHRPVGGQSEWFGFPGGGQRPGETLADALRREVAEETGCVVEPIRLLWVRELIVALRPELPFDPADHAIEFMFESRLIDDRGVATAVDTDQVGTAWLSPEDIADRVFFPRALAASVAGFLRGGQPGPVYLGDVD